A stretch of Mastacembelus armatus chromosome 1, fMasArm1.2, whole genome shotgun sequence DNA encodes these proteins:
- the cygb2 gene encoding cytoglobin-2 isoform X2, translating to MQRKKGEVECEDRPERAEPLSDAEREIIQDTWGRVYKNCEDVGVAVLIRFFVNFPSAKQYFSQFQDMEDPEEMERSSQLRQHACRVMNAINTVVENLHDPEKVASVLALVGKAHAIKHKVEPMYFKILSGVMLEVLSEDFPEFFTAEVQVVWTKLMGAVYWHVTGAYTEVGWLQVSSSAV from the exons ATGCAAAGGAAAAA GGGAGAGGTGGAGTGCGAAGATCGTCCGGAGCGTGCAGAGCCGCTTTCTGACGCTGAGAGGGAAATCATCCAGGACACGTGGGGGCGCGTCTACAAGAACTGCGAGGACGTGGGGGTGGCTGTGCTCATAAG GTTCTTTGTGAACTTCCCATCAGCCAAACAGTACTTCAGCCAATTCCAGGACATGGAGGATCCTGAGGAGATGGAGCGAAGCAGTCAACTTCGGCAGCATGCCTGCAGGGTGATGAACGCCATCAATACCGTGGTGGAGAACCTCCATGACCCAGAGAAGGTTGCATCAGTGCTGGCTCTGGTGGGAAAGGCCCATGCTATCAAGCACAAGGTGGAACCCATGTACTTCAAG ATCCTGAGTGGTGTGATGCTGGAAGTGTTGTCTGAAGATTTCCCAGAATTCTTCACAGCTGAGGTGCAGGTGGTGTGGACCAAGCTGATGGGGGCAGTGTACTGGCATGTGACAGGTGCCTACACAGAGGTTGGCTGGCTCCAGGTCTCCAGCTCAGCAGTGTGA
- the cygb2 gene encoding cytoglobin-2 isoform X1 → MSRRESPPPPSPPPPPQLLGVQRGEVECEDRPERAEPLSDAEREIIQDTWGRVYKNCEDVGVAVLIRFFVNFPSAKQYFSQFQDMEDPEEMERSSQLRQHACRVMNAINTVVENLHDPEKVASVLALVGKAHAIKHKVEPMYFKILSGVMLEVLSEDFPEFFTAEVQVVWTKLMGAVYWHVTGAYTEVGWLQVSSSAV, encoded by the exons ATGTCTCGCAGGGAgtctccaccaccaccatcgCCACCTCCACCTCCGCAGCTTCTGGGAGTGCAGAGGGGAGAGGTGGAGTGCGAAGATCGTCCGGAGCGTGCAGAGCCGCTTTCTGACGCTGAGAGGGAAATCATCCAGGACACGTGGGGGCGCGTCTACAAGAACTGCGAGGACGTGGGGGTGGCTGTGCTCATAAG GTTCTTTGTGAACTTCCCATCAGCCAAACAGTACTTCAGCCAATTCCAGGACATGGAGGATCCTGAGGAGATGGAGCGAAGCAGTCAACTTCGGCAGCATGCCTGCAGGGTGATGAACGCCATCAATACCGTGGTGGAGAACCTCCATGACCCAGAGAAGGTTGCATCAGTGCTGGCTCTGGTGGGAAAGGCCCATGCTATCAAGCACAAGGTGGAACCCATGTACTTCAAG ATCCTGAGTGGTGTGATGCTGGAAGTGTTGTCTGAAGATTTCCCAGAATTCTTCACAGCTGAGGTGCAGGTGGTGTGGACCAAGCTGATGGGGGCAGTGTACTGGCATGTGACAGGTGCCTACACAGAGGTTGGCTGGCTCCAGGTCTCCAGCTCAGCAGTGTGA